CGCAGGCCGGCGCAGGCGCCGGAAGACATCCGGCAGTTGCAGCGCCAGCAGGCCGAACTGGAGCGCCGCCTGGCCGAGGCGAGCGCGCGCGTCCGGGAGCTGAAACAAAAAGAGCGCGTCAACGTCGTGAAGCTATCCGAGATGCAGCAGCGAGTAGAGCGCACGCAGATGGAACTCGAGGACTCGTTGTTCCGCCTGCGCAAGCAGCAACGGCAACTGGCCCGCACCCGGGGCGAACTCGAGACCAAGCGCGACCGCTTCGAGCGCCAGCGCAGCCTTGCCTTGTCGCGACTCCGGGCCATCTACAAGTTCCGGAGCACCTCCCACTGGGAAGCGCTCCTGACCGCGCCCGATCTCGTGGACTTCCTCACGCGCTACCAGTACCTCAAGCGGGTTTCGCGCACCGACGAGGCCCTGCTCCAGGAACTCGCGGACCAGGTCAACCAGATCAACCGGCTCAAGCGGCGCTACGACCACCTGGTCGCCGAGACGTCCAACACCACGGCGAGCATCCGCGCCCAGAAGGAAGAGCAGGTCGCCCAGAAGAACATGCAGGCAGCCGTCGTCGAACGGATCCGCGCCGATCGCCGCGCCTGGGAGCAGGCCGAGGAGCAACTGGAGCGCACCAGCCAGCAGATCGAGGCGATGATCCGCCGGCTGATGGCGCGGCGCACGCGCAAGCCGCCGCTCGGCACCGGACAGTTCACCTGGCCGGTACGCGGCCGTATCACGAGCGGCTTCGGGCCGCGTATGCACCCGATCTTCCGCGTCGTCAAGCCTCATCGTGGCATCGATTTCGGTGCAGGTTGGGGCTCGCCGGTCGTTGCGGCGGACACCGGAGTGGTGCTATTCAGTGGGTGGTACGACGGCTACGGTAAGGTCGTGATGATCGACCATGGTGCGGATCTGGTGACGATGTACTGTCACCTGTCTTCGTATGGAGTGAGCCCGGGGGCGCGCGTCACGCGGGGCCAGCAAATCGCCAGGGTCGGATCGACGGGATTCTCGACGGGTCCGCACCTCCACTTCGAGGTCAGGCGCAACGGAACGCCCGTCAACCCGTTAGGATTCCTCCGCTAGGTGGTAGGCTGAAAGATGGCCTATTTCGGGCCAGATCGGGATTTGGAGAAGGGAAGATGATCAAGGAGCGGCGCTCCCTGGGTAGTCGAGTCGGGCGCGGCCTGCTGATTTTCGGCCTGATGGCCGGGTCGTTCGGCGTAGGCATGGGCGTGACGCCGCTCAAGGTGGCGGCCGAGACCCGCAGCGTCTCGACCTTCCTGCACGTCTACGACCTGGTCCGAAACGAGTTCATCGACCGGTCGATCAAGGATTCCAAGCTCGAGTACGGCGCCATCCGCGGGATGCTCGACACCCTGGACGATCCCTACACGCGCTTCATGGAGCCCAAGGTCTTCCGCAGCATGCAGGAAGAGCGCCATGGCTCGTTCTCGGGCATCGGCATCCAGATCGGCATCCGCGACAAGAAGCTCACGGTCATCGCGCCCATCGAGGACACCCCCGCCTGGAAGGCCGGCCTCAAGAGCGGAGACCACATCCTGGAGGTCGACGGCAAGCCCACCAAGGACATGGCCATCGAGGAGGCCGTGAGCCTCATACGCGGGCAACGGGGCACCAAGGTGAAGCTGCAGATCGAGCGGCCGGGCAATCCGAAGCCGTTCCCGCTGGCCATCACCCGCGACAACATAGTCACGAAGGCCGTGAAGAGCCGCGAACTGGACGGCGGCATCGCCTACATCAAGCTCTCGTCCTTCATGAGCGAGACCGCCGACCAGGAGATGCGCGACGCCCTGGAGAAGTTCAAGGACAAGAAGGCCCTCGTACTCGATCTGCGGGGCAATCCGGGCGGCCTGCTGCCAAATGCCGTCACCATCGGCCTGATGTTCATCGAGAAGGGCCCCATCGCGCAAATAGTGGATCGCGAGGGCAACAAGGAGCGCCTGCCCGCCGACGATCAACCGTCCAGCAACAAGCCGGTCTGGCCGAAGAGCAAGCCGGTGGTCGTGCTCGTGGACAACGGGTCGGCTTCGGCCTCGGAAATCCTTGGCGGCGCGCTGCAGGACTCGCATTCGGCGGTCCTGATCGGCACCAAGACCTTCGGCAAGGGTCTGGTGCAGACGGTCCATGCCCTCGAGGGCGGCGCGGGCCTGGCGATCACGACAAACAAGTACCTCACGGCCGGCGGCAACGACATCCACAAGCGGGGCATCATCCCCGACATCGTCCAGGAGCCCATGAAGGTCGCGCAGCTCCCCAAGGGCGAGGCCGAGGACATTCCCCTCGAGGAGCGCAAGGGCTGGAAGGACCTGCAACTCGACAAGGGCGTGGCGTACCTCAAGGGCAAGCTGGGCATGGGCCCGGTCGTGCCGATTCCCGCCAAGAATCCCGCGCTGGCCGAGGCCGGCGCCCCGGCGGGCAACCAGCAGGCGGCCCTGCCCGAAATCCCGAAGGTGCTCGAACTCTCTGCCAACGTGGCTTTCAAGCCCAAGGCCACCAGCCTGGGAGGCGCAAGGGATGAAGCGGCGCTGATCAACGTCCTCACCGACATCTCGGCCAAGCTGCACGGCCTCACCGCCGATCAGCTCTCGGCCATCGCCAAGCACAAGGAGTTCCGCATCGAGGTGGTCGGCGAGGCATCCGCCGAGGAAGGCGACGGCGTCGCAGGCGAGCGCGCCGAGCACGTCGCCGCGTTCGTGCGGGGCTTCTTCCTGAACCTCGGCATCCCGGTCAAGGCGCAGGACCTCAAGGTGCAGGCCAGGCGCAAGGCCGAGGCCGAGGGGACCGTCGAGGTCCGCATCAACTTGCCGTATGGCGAGGTGCTGACGGGGCACTAGACCCGTTTCAGGTTGACCTGAATGCCAGACGCGCTGTGGGCGCTCTCCCCGCTCCTTGCGGCCTTGGGCTTCGGGCCGGCGGGCGCCCCGGTCTTCACTCCGGCCGCCGACGCCGGTAGGCAAGCGGGCGGCCAGGCGGCGCAAATCGTCGCCTCCACGGCGGCGTCGCTCTCGGTCGACGCCCCCCGCCACGTGCAAGTGCGGGTGGGCCTCGGCGTCCGGCCGGTGCGGGAGGTAGCCGGCTCGAGCGCCGCCAACGTGCCGATCTACTACTCGAGCGTCGGCGCGGTCCTCGCGGCCGACGTGGCGCCGCCGATCGGGGTGCGTGCCGGGCTGGAGTTCTATCCTGCCGGCTACAACGACTGGTATCGCCCGGCCGCCGGGCAGGCCGACCCGTCGAGCTTCGACGGCGTGAGCGCCGACCTGGACTTCACGGTCTCGACCCACAAGCTGGTGGCGAGCGGCTTCCTGCCGTTCATCGGGCTGGGCGGCCGCGCCAGCCACATGACGCCGGTCGACCCGAAAGTCCGCAACTTCGCCGCATACTCCCTCAGCTTGCTCCTGGGCGTGCGCATCGCCGGCGGCTTCGCGCTCGAGACCCGGTACCCGCTGGGTGATGTCAGCCCGCATCCTCCGGCCGCATTCGAAACAACCGCCGGGCTGTGGTGGTCCTTGTGATCATGAGGCGAACCCTGGCCGCCCTGCTGGTCTCACTCGGGCTCGCGGCAAGCCACGGCATGGCGGACGGGCCCGACGCGGACCCGATGCTCGTGGACATCGGCGTCTGGGATCTGCCGCTCGCGCTTTCGCCCTCGCTGGAAGGTCGGCGCGACTTCATCGAGGAAATGCTGCTCTCGGCGCAACGGCGCGTTCGCGACTTCGCCCGGCGCCACAAGTGGCACCGACAGGTCGCCGAACCGCTGGCGCAACGCGCCGCGGTCTACGCGGACAAGGCGCGCTTCGACCTCGCCCTCATCAAGCTCCAGGGGGGCAAGGCGCGCAAGATCCCCAAGACGCGCGTCGCGGCCCTGCAAGGCGACGCGCTGCTCCTGGCCGCGCCCGAAGTGTACAAGGATCTGGCCGCCGAGGGCATCGAGACCGATTCGTACGAGAAGCTGATGGCGCACGAACTCGCCCACGGCCTCCACTCGCGCCTCCTGGACGGCAACGACGATCTGGCGGGACCCGAATGGTTCCGGGAAGGCTTCGCCGTGTACGCCGCCAACCAGTACGAGCTCCTCCAGGAAGATCCGGATCTCGACCTCATTCACCGGACTCTGGCGGGCACGCCGGCCGGCCACCAGGTCTACGGGGCGGTGGTGCGCCACTTCGCCAGGCGCGTGCCCCTTGCGGACCTGGTCCGCCGGGCGTACCTGCCCACGTTCCGGAGCTGGCTGCTGCAGCTGGAAACCGCACAAGGGCAGTAGGGCCGGCGAGAAGCCGGCCCCCTCGTACCTCGCTGCTACTGGCGCGGAGGCTGTTGCTCCTGCTGGCGCCGCATTTTCTCGTCTTCCTGCTTCTTTTCGCGCATCCGCGGCTGGTCCGGGCCGCCGCCGCCGCCTGCCGGGCGTTCGATGGCGACCAGGCCCGTCATGTCACGGGCCATCGCCCGTACGACCTCGTCGGTTTCCTGCGCCGCGATGTTCAGGTCGCGGCCGGGAAGTGTGGCCTCCAGTTCCTGCACGCGCTTGCGCAGGCCGTCGGACATCGTCTTGATGTGTTCGGGCACGCCGCGCACCTTGCCCGCGTCTTCCAGCTTGCGGCGCGTCTTGCCTAGCGAGTCCTGCGCATCGTCCATCTTGCCGGCGACCACGCTCGCGTGCGCCTTCGCGAGCTCGGAGTAGGCCTC
The window above is part of the Candidatus Tanganyikabacteria bacterium genome. Proteins encoded here:
- a CDS encoding peptidoglycan DD-metalloendopeptidase family protein, whose protein sequence is MQQRVERTQMELEDSLFRLRKQQRQLARTRGELETKRDRFERQRSLALSRLRAIYKFRSTSHWEALLTAPDLVDFLTRYQYLKRVSRTDEALLQELADQVNQINRLKRRYDHLVAETSNTTASIRAQKEEQVAQKNMQAAVVERIRADRRAWEQAEEQLERTSQQIEAMIRRLMARRTRKPPLGTGQFTWPVRGRITSGFGPRMHPIFRVVKPHRGIDFGAGWGSPVVAADTGVVLFSGWYDGYGKVVMIDHGADLVTMYCHLSSYGVSPGARVTRGQQIARVGSTGFSTGPHLHFEVRRNGTPVNPLGFLR
- a CDS encoding PDZ domain-containing protein, whose protein sequence is MIKERRSLGSRVGRGLLIFGLMAGSFGVGMGVTPLKVAAETRSVSTFLHVYDLVRNEFIDRSIKDSKLEYGAIRGMLDTLDDPYTRFMEPKVFRSMQEERHGSFSGIGIQIGIRDKKLTVIAPIEDTPAWKAGLKSGDHILEVDGKPTKDMAIEEAVSLIRGQRGTKVKLQIERPGNPKPFPLAITRDNIVTKAVKSRELDGGIAYIKLSSFMSETADQEMRDALEKFKDKKALVLDLRGNPGGLLPNAVTIGLMFIEKGPIAQIVDREGNKERLPADDQPSSNKPVWPKSKPVVVLVDNGSASASEILGGALQDSHSAVLIGTKTFGKGLVQTVHALEGGAGLAITTNKYLTAGGNDIHKRGIIPDIVQEPMKVAQLPKGEAEDIPLEERKGWKDLQLDKGVAYLKGKLGMGPVVPIPAKNPALAEAGAPAGNQQAALPEIPKVLELSANVAFKPKATSLGGARDEAALINVLTDISAKLHGLTADQLSAIAKHKEFRIEVVGEASAEEGDGVAGERAEHVAAFVRGFFLNLGIPVKAQDLKVQARRKAEAEGTVEVRINLPYGEVLTGH